In Nostoc piscinale CENA21, the genomic stretch TTTAGTAGCTGTAAAAAACCCTAATGACAAGTGTGAAAAACCTGTACCAGTTGATAATGTCGTGAAAAATATTTACACGCCATTGTCCCGTCCCTTGTTTATCTATGTGAGTAAAAAGTCATTAGATACAAAGCCAGCAGTCCAAGAATTTGTCGATTTTTATTTAGAAAACTCCTGGAAATGGGTAGATAGTGCGGGTTATGTGGCTTTACCTGATGAAGCTTACGTGAAAGTTAAACAGAAATTTTTAAAGGGGGAAACCGGCACAAAATTTAAAAAAGCTAAACCAGGTCAGCCAATTACTAACTTTATTTAATTTATTGATTTATGAGTACCATCAATCATCACAATGGTTTTCAGGAAGGTTCTAGGCGATCACTAGAAAAAAATCCATCCGAAGATATTACCGAAAACATTATAGCCACAATTTTATTTTGCTGTGGTTTAGTCTCGGTTTTAACAACATTTGGTATTGTCATTATTATCTTTCAGGTAACATTTGAGTTCTTCCAAGAAGTCCCATTAGCTGACTTTTTTCTCGATACTAAATGGACACCTTTATTTGCTGAAAGACATTTTGGCATTTGGCCATTAATTGCTGGGACTTTCTTAACTACTCTCACCGCTATGGCAGTGGCGATTCCTTTGGGTTTATCTTCCGCAATTTATTTAAGTGAATATGCCCAACCTAAAGTCGCCGCAATTTTGCGTCCAGCAGTAGAACTTTTAGCAGGGATACCAACAGTTGTATATGGATATTTTGCCCTGTTATTTGTTACCCCATTCCTGAGAAATTTCCTGCCTCTAGAAATCTTTAATGCTATGAGTGCAGGCTTAATGATGGGAATCATGATTACCCCGACAGTCGGTTCTATTAGTTTAGATGCTATCCAAGCCGTACCGAATTCTTTAAGAGAAGGTGCGTATGCTTTGGGAATCACTAAATTAGAGTCGATTTTTAAAGTGTTATTACCAGCAGCACTTTCAGGAATTACAGCTTCGATTATTTTAGGTATTTCCCGCGCTGTTGGTGAAACGATGACTGTAGTGATTGCTGCTGGACAACAGCCAAAACTGACTGTGAATTTGATGGAGTCAGTAGAAACGATGACAGCTTATATGGCACAAATTTCTGGTGGAGATAGCCCACGAGGAAGTCTCAATTTTAAAACTTTATATGCTGTCGGGGCTGTATTATTTCTGCTAACTTTGGCTTTAAACATTGTTAGCTACTGGATTTCCCATAGATTTAAAGAAAAATACGATTAATCAATATGGCTACAAGTTATCAAGGCAATAATTTTATCGATTCTAGTGCAGAATTCACCGATAATATTGAAAAAAGAGAGTCACTAGGTAAAGTATTTGAAATCATTTTTTTATTGGGGTTGTTGATTGGTTTATTTATTTTGGCATTACTGGTTTTTGATATTTGCCAAGATGGATTAGCCAGATTTTTAACCCCAGGTTTTTTAACAGAAACTCCGTCGCGGTTCCCGGATGAGGGAGGTATTCGACCCGCAATTGTGGGGAGTATTCTGTTAGCTATTATTGTGATGTTAGTCGCAGTGCCAATTGGTGTGGGAGCAGCTTTATATTTAGAAGAATACGCCCCTAAAGCTTGGTGGACTGCAATCATCGAAATTAATATTAGTAATCTTGCAGGTGTACCTTCGATTGTGTATGGGTTGCTGGGTTTAGGAGTATTTAATTATTTGCTAGGTTTTGGCCCGGCGTTAATTTCTGGAGCTTTAACTTTATCTTTGTTATCCTTACCAGTAATTATCGTGACATCCAGGGAAGCGATTCGTGCAGTTCCCGATTCTTTAAGATATGCTTCCTATGGTTTGGGTGTAACTAAATGGCAAACTATTTACCATCATGTTATTCCCTATGCGATTCCTGGGATATTAACAGGGGTAATTATTTCTGTATCTCGTGCTGTTGGTGATGCAGCTTGTTTACTTGTTGTTGGGGCTGTCAGTTTTCTGACTTTTGATCCTGGGTTATTCCAGAGATTTATGGCTTTACCAATTCAAATTTTTAGTTATCTGAGTCGCCCAGAACCAGGTTTTGCGAATTCATCAGCCGCAACAATTATTGTGATGATGCTGTTGATTTTAGTATTGAATGGTATAGCGATTTATGTTCGCCAACGCTTTTCAATAACTAGATAGGTATTGATTGAGGTAACAGCAAATTTTTGCAGATATCAAATAGGAATCTTAAATTCTTAAATTAGGTGTAACTACTATGACTCACAATGACAATAGAAGTAAGCAAAATAATAGCACACTGATTCAAGAAAGAAATGTGTTTAATATTGAGGGTCTGAGAGTTTACTATAGTGGGTTTTTGGCTTTGCTGGATGTTTATCTACAAATTCCCGAAAAGCAAATTGTGGCTTTTATTGGCCCTAGTGGTTGTGGTAAAAGTACTCTTTTGCGGTGCTTTAATCGGATGAATGATTTGATTCCGGGTGCGAAAGTTGAAGGCCGATTAAATTACCGCGATCGCAACATTTACGATCCTAAAATTAACTCAGTCAAATTACGCCGCCAAGTCGGGATGGTGTTTCAAAGACCAAATCCTTTCCCAAAATCTATCTATGAAAATATTGCTTTTAGCCCCCGTTCTAACGGTTATAAAGGTGATTTAGATGAGTTAGTTGAAGATTCCCTCAGACGTGCAGCAATTTGGGATGAAGTCAAAGACAAACTCAAAGCCAAAGGTACAGCATTATCTGGTGGACAACAACAAAGGCTTTGTATAGCACGGGCGATCGCTATGAAGCCAGATGTATTATTAATGGATGAACCTTGTTCTGCCCTTGATCCAATTTCTACCCGCCAAGTAGAAGAACTCTGCTTAGAACTCAAGCAGCAATACACAATTATTATGGTGACTCACAACATGCAACAAGCTTCGAGAGTTGCAGATTGGACAGCATTTTTTTAATACTGAAATTGATGAACATGGCAAACGCCGTGGTAAATTAGTCGAATTTAGTCCGACAGTTCAACTTTTCTCTTCTCCAACTACCAGAGAAGCAGAGGAATATATTAGTGGTCGTTTTGGATAGATGAAAGAGGCTAGAGGCTAGAAAAGTAACTTTTTCATACTTGTCCGTGAGATTTTCTCATGAATATAATATCTGGCATAAACAATCTTACTTTCTCATTCCTAATCCTTAGCCTCTAGCCCCTAGATTCACAAACAGCGTTCAATTGTGGCTAACACAGATTGAGAAAGTGTTAAAAAATCATAACCACCTTCTAAACCAAATAGAATTTTCCGCGTTATACCCAAACAATAATCAGTAAATAAACCATAATCTTCGGGAAGTAAATTCATACTTGCCAAAGGATCGGCAGCGTTAGCATCGTAACCTGCGCTGACAATTAATAAATCAGGTTGAAAGTTTTGTAAAAACGGGAATATTTTACTTTCTACCAGTGGGCGATAAGCTGTGATATCGCTACCTGGGGGCAGTGGCACATTTAAAACATTATTATGATAGCCACGTTCCGAAGCTCTACCAGTGCCAGGATAGCAAGGATACTGATGCAGAGAACAGTAGGCAATTTGGGGGTGAGTTTCCACGATCGCCTGAGTTCCGTTACCATGATGTACATCCCAATCCAGAATTGCCACACGCTTAATATCTGGTTGTTGGAGCGCATAAAAAGCTGCGATCGCCGCATTAGAAAATAAACAAAAACCCATCCCAGCATTACTTTCAGCATGATGTCCCGGTGGACGCGCCAGCACAAAAGCCGGATTTTCTGTCGCTAAGACAACATCAACACCATCTAACCAAGCACTCACCGCCAACAACGCCACATCATAGCTATTGGCTGAAACAGGTGTATCGCCATCAAGATAGCCACCGCCACTAGCCGCAATTTCTCCCAATTTTTTGACGTAAGCGGGACTGTGGGCTTGTAATAATAAAGACATCAGCAATGGTTTGTCGGCAACGGAAGTAGGTGCATGCCAAGCAATTTTTTCGGCAAACGCAGCTTCTTTTAACGCTGTAACAATAGCCGTTAGACGTTCTGGTTTTTCTGGATGATAATTTCCCGTCTTGTGATTCAGAAACTCATCAGAATAGATGACTGGTAGCATAGGTTGCAATCATCAAAGTTACTGAATGCCATTGTATAGCAGAAGGCAGGAGGCAGGAGGCAGGAGGCAGAAGTTATCAACTCTTGACACCTGAGTTTAAAGCTTATCTTTTATACTTCACTTACTTACAAACTGCTGTATATCCTTCTTGAGCTTCCAGTAGAATCCTACTCTTTTGTAAAGCCAATTAATTCATCAGTTGGTTCATCTAACATTTCGGGAACTAAAGCCGGGTTGCCTCTGCGTTCTGCTGCTGATTGTTCTCGAATGACATCATCCATTTTCGCTGGATGTTTGATTTTGTCTAGTGTTTCTGGACTTAATTGCGATGCGTCGCCTTCAGGATTCATTTTTTTTGCTTGGCTGGGAACTGTTCGCTTATCCATGAATTTTGTCTCCACATTTCTAGACTCAGCTTAAGCAATGCAATTACCAAGTACACACTATCTTGGGGCTTAAATTGCTATCTGATCAAGATTTAATCCCACCAATAAGCAACAATCACCGCATCACGATCTTGTGGAACATCTTCACCCCATAGCGCACCTTCTAAACGACTTCTCAGGCGGCGCTTTAACTGCCAAGCATAGTTTTCATTATTACCGTCAGTGACTTCTACAGAGTCAGCTTGCCATTTTTTTTCCTAAATCTACAAGCTGAGTCACCTTTGTGTCTTGGTTCTCAGCCAGGATATATAAAGTATCGGCAGGATAGGCAACGAAATGAATGATACTCGTCTCAGGCATAGGACGGTAGTTAGCCATTGCCAGGAGAGTATCTGTTAAACCACTAAAACTTAAACCGTTTTCATCTGGTGCAAAAATTGGCTTTGTGAATAGAAAGCTTGCCCATAAATCTCTATGGTTAGATAGGTCAGTAATCACTTCTTCACCATCAAACTGATTGAACCGACGCTGCCAAACCAAGGCTGCGAATATTTCTTGAGGTGTATAAGATTGAGCAATAAATTGCACTTTCGCTAAATCAAGCATTGCTTTTCCACCCTGACAACACATTTACTCCTTGCCCAGTTCGGTAAGTAACCGTCGAATGACCACTGCATCTTCAGCATCAGGAACTTTGGATAAGTAATTTTGTAAGTCTGCGACTGCTTGCGGGTAATGTCCTAATTGATAGTAAAGCAGACCGCGATCGCGGATTTCTAACATCGCCGTCGGAAATAACAATAAAATTCGCTCTACAGCAGACAGCGTTTTTCCCAAATCTTGCTGTTTAAGATATATATATTTTAAATTCGTCAGCATCCTCGCCAAAAACTGCCGATTGCTGACAGTAGCTAAAAATTCGGGTTTGAGGTTGACAGGTTGTTGAAACATTTGGGTGAGTCGTTCCTGACAATCTTCTGTAAACATTACCTCACCCCGATTAAAAGCATCCACAAAAATCTCCATATCAGGAATATCAGGACGGATGAGAAAATGTCCTGGTAATCCTATCCCCACCATCGGGAACTCAATTCTGTGGGCAATCTCCAGATAAACCAGTGCTAGAGTGATGGGAATTCCCATCCGACGGTCAATCACATCATTTAAAAAGCTGTTGCGGGGGTCGTAGTAGTTGCTACTATTGCCCGTAAATCCCAAATCATCATAGAGATACTGATTCAAGCTTTGAATCAACCGCAACGGATAGCGTGGAGTTGGTAAACGTTCTTGAACCTCTTGTGCCATTGTATCGAGGGCATTGAGATATTCTTCCGGGTCAAGGTTGGGATATTCTTCTTGGGCAATGTATAGTGCTGCCTTGGCCAAGTTGATATACTCGTCAGGTTGCTGAATCTCTTGGTAAAAATATTGTCTGGCTGACGAGAAATTCATAAGCAAATTCTGCTGTGACTCTAGATATGAAGCTAGGGCAAATAGGGACTGAGCGATTTTTGCACTTATCTTTATCTTAAGTGAAGAGCATGAAAGTAAAACGCCGAATGCAAAATCGCGTAACTTTATCAAACAGCATTCAGGAATCAGCCATCAGAAATCAGAATCATAAATAAGTTGAGAGTCTACTAGATAGAAATTTTGATAGTCTAACACAGCAATCATCAATAACTTACAAACATCTCTCTACCTTGTCTCCCTTGTTTCTTTTGCTCATACCCCAAATATGACTGCTATCGTATTGATTTTCAATCTTTATCACCATTCCGGGTTATTACTGAAAATGTAATATTTTCTACTCAAAATATTGACGACGGCTAGATAAATAAATAACAAAAATTATTAAAAAATGACGCTACTTGTGAGTTTAGTTTGTTTTCATCAGAAATTGATTTATGGATAAACTATATAAAAATTGCTTTGTATCAATTTAAAAATTGCCTTATATTTTATTTATTTTATTTTTATATTTAAATATAAAAAAATTTTGAAGGAATTGGATTTATTTACAAAGTTTTATTGGTAAAACTAGCCTTAAATTCCTCTCAAACTGTTATAAAATCAGCTTTTGTGAGTAGATTTACAGAATTACAAATTTAATTATTGTGTAAACAACAGTATTTCTACTATCCAAAAAAATAATTAAATACTAATCTAGTTACATAGACCAGCGAGAGCAAAATAAAGATTAACTCGCTAAGATTCGGCATAAATATGTTTTCAAAGTGTGGTTACAGCACTAGGTCGATAATCAGCGATCGCGGCTAGAGATGAATTCAGTTTGCAACCATAACACTTGCTATTTTCTGGCATTATACTTGCTAAAATTCCCTATATTTTAGCAGAAATAATATTGTCAATCTTCACGTTTAATTGGTAGAAAAACATGAAATCTCTCCGGGCTTTTTTCAAAACTGGTGCATTTTCTTTATTAGGCTTAGGATTAGTAACTGCACCTGCTCAAGCGGTCAATATTACTACTAACAGTGACCCGAATGTTTTAGTTAACAACATTTTAGGTTCAGGCATTACAATCTCTAATGCTACCTATCAAGGTGCATCCATAGCATCAGGAATCTTTACAGATGGTTTAGCTTCAGGTATCGGCATAGATAGTGGCATTATTCTGACCACTGGTAATGCAAAATTGGCATCTGGGCCAAATACTAGTGAGAGTGCATCTAGTAGCAACAAATTACCTGGCGATAATGACTTAAGTGCTTTAATTTCTGGTGTAAAAACCTTTGATGCTAGTGTACTGGAATTTGAATTTACATCCACAACTGGCAATTTATTTTTTAATTATGTTTTCGCTTCCGAAGAATATAACGAATACGTAAATTCTCAATATAACGATGTATTTGGCTTTTTCTTAGATGGTAAAAATATTGCCTTAATTCCTGGAAGCAATACCCCAGTTTCTATTAATACTGTTAATGGTGGTTATCCATTTGGTAGCAATGCCACCAATCCTCACTTATTTAATAATAATGCTTTCAGTGATGGTGGAATTTATAACCTGCAATATGATGGATTTACCAATGTATTTACTGCACAATTCTTGGGTTTAAGTGCAGGCGTACATCGATTGAAAATAGCAATTGCAGATGTGGGAGATTATCGTTACGATTCTGCGGTGTTTATTCAAGCAGGTACTTTTTCTGCTGGTGAACTGCCAAAACCAGAAGTACCAGAACCCACACCTGTTACGCAACCAGAAGTACCAGAACCTACACCCGTTTCTCAACCAACAACTCCTGTACCTACACCAGTCCCTGTACAACAAGTACCAGAACCCACCACTGTTTTAGGTGTATTGGCTAGTGCGGTCTTTGGTCTGACATCCCTCCGTAAGCGGACGATAGTAGCAACAAAAGCTCTCCGCTAAATTTTATGTAAAAATACGGAAACTTCATTATTAAATTACAAAGAAAGAAGTACTCTATAAAAGTAACTTCACAGAAATAACACGTAGTAAGATGACTGCAAAGCTCAAAACTTGCAGTCAAACTCATTGTTTACAAGAATTTACTGCGTATTCAGTGATGCGATCGCTATCAGGAGTAATTGTCCCCTAAAACACAGTACCCCTAGACAAGTTACTTAACAAACCGCCTGTATTACTACTGGCCTCTTTCTTTGGAAAAACATTCTACTTAAAGTATGGCTAAATCAAATTTTCTTACCACATTCAGTAAATTAGGACTAACATTAACCACCATCACAGCGATAGGGATGGCAACATCTCATACAGCTAAAGCCGCCACCCTGCTGTCTGACAACTTTAATAGTGAAAATGGTGGTGTAGGAAGTTTAAACTACAATGCTTTTACTAACTGGAACGTTTCTGGTGGCACCGTTGACTTAATTGGGAATGGTTTTTTTGACTTATTCCCTGGTAACGGACTGTATATTGATACAGATGGCTCAACTAATAATGCTGGCAGAATTACATCAAAAACAGCATTTACATTTAATCCAGGAGATGTAGTTGACATAAGCTTCGATCTTGGTGGTGCTAGAAGACGAGGCCAAACTAACTCAGTAATTGTCTCTTTAGGCAGCTTGTTCAACGAAACATTCACCTTACCAGCTAACCAAGCTTTGACCACCATTAGCCGCACCATTAATGTCACCACACTCACCACTGCTAATTTAGCCTTTGAAGGTGTTGGTGGAGATAATGTTGGTTTAATTCTGGATAACATTACTTTGTCACGCACGACGACATCAATTCCTGAACCTAGTGCTTGGTTAGGTGTGTTAGCCTTGGGTGCTTTAGGTACAGTTTCAATATCTAAACGTCAACTCCAGAAAGTAAAAGCTAAAGCATAAATAAATTTTCACTCAACTTTGTAGCGCCCGTGTCAGAATACATCTGACGCGGTGTTTTTTGTTTTTAGCCTCATTTCCAAAACAAAACACTGGTCTTAAGGAATTACTAACGGAGTTATGTCCCCTTCCGGTGCTACAGTGAAAGATGACATTGCTTAATCTTTTGTCATCAAAGACCTCATCTGAAATATAGCTTCAATCATTAGGCTCAGCATGGTCACCGCAGAAAAAACAAACATAGGCTACATTACCCAAATCATTGGTCCGGTTGTAGACGTTAAATTCCCTGGCGGTAAATTACCGCAAATCTACAACGCTTTGACCATCAAAGGCACTAACGAAGCTGGACAGGAAATCAACCTAACCATCGAAGTACAGCAACTGCTGGGCGACAACCAAGTTCGAGCTGTGGCGATGAGTTCCACCGATGGTCTAGTACGCGGTTTGGAAGTTGTCGATACAGGCGCTCCCATCAGTGTACCAGTGGGTAAAGCTACCCTGGGTCGGATTTTCAACGTCCTTGGCGAACCTGTGGATAACAGAGGGCCAGTCAACACGGAAGAAACCTTACCTATCCACCGTGATGCTCCCAAGCTAACTGACCTGGAAACCAAACCTTCCGTTTTCGAGACCGGAATTAAAGTCGTTGACCTGCTAACTCCCTATCGACGTGGCGGTAAGATTGGTCTGTTCGGCGGTGCAGGGGT encodes the following:
- the pstC gene encoding phosphate ABC transporter permease subunit PstC, with protein sequence MSTINHHNGFQEGSRRSLEKNPSEDITENIIATILFCCGLVSVLTTFGIVIIIFQVTFEFFQEVPLADFFLDTKWTPLFAERHFGIWPLIAGTFLTTLTAMAVAIPLGLSSAIYLSEYAQPKVAAILRPAVELLAGIPTVVYGYFALLFVTPFLRNFLPLEIFNAMSAGLMMGIMITPTVGSISLDAIQAVPNSLREGAYALGITKLESIFKVLLPAALSGITASIILGISRAVGETMTVVIAAGQQPKLTVNLMESVETMTAYMAQISGGDSPRGSLNFKTLYAVGAVLFLLTLALNIVSYWISHRFKEKYD
- the pstA gene encoding phosphate ABC transporter permease PstA; translated protein: MATSYQGNNFIDSSAEFTDNIEKRESLGKVFEIIFLLGLLIGLFILALLVFDICQDGLARFLTPGFLTETPSRFPDEGGIRPAIVGSILLAIIVMLVAVPIGVGAALYLEEYAPKAWWTAIIEINISNLAGVPSIVYGLLGLGVFNYLLGFGPALISGALTLSLLSLPVIIVTSREAIRAVPDSLRYASYGLGVTKWQTIYHHVIPYAIPGILTGVIISVSRAVGDAACLLVVGAVSFLTFDPGLFQRFMALPIQIFSYLSRPEPGFANSSAATIIVMMLLILVLNGIAIYVRQRFSITR
- a CDS encoding histone deacetylase, whose amino-acid sequence is MLPVIYSDEFLNHKTGNYHPEKPERLTAIVTALKEAAFAEKIAWHAPTSVADKPLLMSLLLQAHSPAYVKKLGEIAASGGGYLDGDTPVSANSYDVALLAVSAWLDGVDVVLATENPAFVLARPPGHHAESNAGMGFCLFSNAAIAAFYALQQPDIKRVAILDWDVHHGNGTQAIVETHPQIAYCSLHQYPCYPGTGRASERGYHNNVLNVPLPPGSDITAYRPLVESKIFPFLQNFQPDLLIVSAGYDANAADPLASMNLLPEDYGLFTDYCLGITRKILFGLEGGYDFLTLSQSVLATIERCL
- a CDS encoding SirB1 family protein, with translation MNFSSARQYFYQEIQQPDEYINLAKAALYIAQEEYPNLDPEEYLNALDTMAQEVQERLPTPRYPLRLIQSLNQYLYDDLGFTGNSSNYYDPRNSFLNDVIDRRMGIPITLALVYLEIAHRIEFPMVGIGLPGHFLIRPDIPDMEIFVDAFNRGEVMFTEDCQERLTQMFQQPVNLKPEFLATVSNRQFLARMLTNLKYIYLKQQDLGKTLSAVERILLLFPTAMLEIRDRGLLYYQLGHYPQAVADLQNYLSKVPDAEDAVVIRRLLTELGKE
- a CDS encoding choice-of-anchor L family PEP-CTERM protein, which produces MKSLRAFFKTGAFSLLGLGLVTAPAQAVNITTNSDPNVLVNNILGSGITISNATYQGASIASGIFTDGLASGIGIDSGIILTTGNAKLASGPNTSESASSSNKLPGDNDLSALISGVKTFDASVLEFEFTSTTGNLFFNYVFASEEYNEYVNSQYNDVFGFFLDGKNIALIPGSNTPVSINTVNGGYPFGSNATNPHLFNNNAFSDGGIYNLQYDGFTNVFTAQFLGLSAGVHRLKIAIADVGDYRYDSAVFIQAGTFSAGELPKPEVPEPTPVTQPEVPEPTPVSQPTTPVPTPVPVQQVPEPTTVLGVLASAVFGLTSLRKRTIVATKALR
- a CDS encoding PEP-CTERM sorting domain-containing protein, translated to MAKSNFLTTFSKLGLTLTTITAIGMATSHTAKAATLLSDNFNSENGGVGSLNYNAFTNWNVSGGTVDLIGNGFFDLFPGNGLYIDTDGSTNNAGRITSKTAFTFNPGDVVDISFDLGGARRRGQTNSVIVSLGSLFNETFTLPANQALTTISRTINVTTLTTANLAFEGVGGDNVGLILDNITLSRTTTSIPEPSAWLGVLALGALGTVSISKRQLQKVKAKA